One window of Camelus dromedarius isolate mCamDro1 chromosome 18, mCamDro1.pat, whole genome shotgun sequence genomic DNA carries:
- the CDS2 gene encoding phosphatidate cytidylyltransferase 2, producing MTELRQRVAREPDAPPEDKELESEAKVDGETASDSESRVDTASLPPSADDTPEVLNRALSNLSSRWKNWWVRGILTLAMIAFFFIIIYLGPMVLMMIVMCVQIKCFHEIITIGYNVYHSYDLPWFRTLSWYFLLCVNYFFYGETVTDYFFTLVQREEPLRILSKYHRFISFTLYLTGFCMFVLSLVKKHYRLQFYMFGWTHVTLLIVVTQSHLVIHNLFEGMIWFIVPISCVICNDIMAYMFGFFFGRTPLIKLSPKKTWEGFIGGCFATVVFGLLLSYVMSGYRCFVCPVEYNNDTNSFTVDCEPSDLFRLQEYNIPGVIQSVIGWKTVRMYPFQIHSIALSTFASLIGPFGGFFASGFKRAFKIKDFANTIPGHGGIMDRFDCQYLMATFVNVYIASFIRGPNPSKLVQQFLTLRPDQQLHIFNTLKSHLIDKGMLTAAPEDE from the exons GAGTTGGAGTCAGAAGCAAAGGTCGATGGAGAGACTGCATCAGACAGTGAGAGCCGAGTGGACACTGCCAGCCTGCCACCCTCTGCAGACGATACCCCAGAGGTCCTCAACAGGGCCCTTTCCAACTTGTCTTCAAG ATGGAAGAACTGGTGGGTGAGAGGCATCCTGACTCTGGCCATGATTGCATTTTTCTTCATCATCATTTACCTGGGACCAATGGTTTTAATGATGATT GTGATGTGTGTTCAGATTAAATGTTTCCATGAGATTATCACTATTGGCTACAATGTCTACCACTCCTACGACCTGCCCTGGTTCCGAACCCTCAGCTG GTACTTCCTACTGTGTGTGAATTATTTCTTCTATGGTGAAACAGTGACGGATTACTTCTTCACTCTGGTCCAGAGAGAGGAGCCTTTGCGGATTCTCAGCAAATACCACCGATTCATTTCCTTTACTCTCTACCTAACAG GGTTCTGCATGTTTGTGCTGAGTCTGGTCAAGAAGCATTACCGGCTGCAGTTCTACATG TTTGGCTGGACCCACGTAACATTACTGATTGTTGTAACCCAGTCACATCTTGTCATCCACAACCTGTTTGAAGGAATGATCTG GTTCATTGTCCCCATTTCTTGTGTGATCTGTAATGACATCATGGCCTATATGTTTGGCTTCTTCTTTGGTCGGACCCCGCTCATCAAG CTGTCCCCGAAGAAGACCTGGGAAGGCTTCATTGGGGGCTGCTTTGCTACTGTGGTATTTGGCCTGCTG CTGTCCTACGTGATGTCCGGGTACCGCTGCTTTGTCTGCCCCGTGGAGTACAACAACGATACCAACAGCTTCACTGTGGACTGCGAGCCCTCGGACCTGTTTCGCCTGCAGGAGTACAACATTCCTGGGGTGATCCAGTCGGTCATTGGCTGG AAAACTGTCCGGATGTACCCCTTCCAGATTCACAGCATTGCTCTCTCCACGTTTGCCTCGCTCATCGGCCCCTTTGGAGGGTTCTTCGCTAGTGGATTCAAACGAGCCTTTAAAATCAAA GACTTTGCCAACACCATTCCTGGCCACGGAGGCATCATGGATCGCTTTGACTGCCAGTATCTGATGGCCACCTTTGTCAACGTGTATATCGCCAGTTTTATCAG GGGCCCGAACCCCAGCAAGCTGGTTCAGCAGTTCCTGACCTTGCGGCCAGATCAGCAGCTCCACATCTTCAACACGCTCAAGTCTCACCTGATCGACAAGGGGATGCTGACGGCTGCTCCGGAGGACGAGTAG